One Heyndrickxia oleronia genomic window, TCCACATGTGCTAAATCGGAAAGATACAGCATTATTTAGAAGACATGAATTGGGTTTTGTTTTCCAACATTTTAATTTGCTAGATACATTGACGGTTGAAGAGAATATTGTTTTACCACTTACCCTTGATGGTGTGAGCGTACGTGAAATGGAAAAAAAGCTAATTGAAGTCACAAAAAAGCTTGGGATTGATAAAATTTTAAAGAAACGAACGTATGAAATTTCAGGTGGACAAATGCAGCGTACAGCAATCGCTCGTTCTATTATCCATAAACCTTCCCTTATATTAGCGGATGAACCAACTGGAAACTTAGATTCCAAAGCATCAAAAGATGTTATGGAAACTCTCACAACCATTAATAAAGAGGATGGTGCCACTGCATTAATGGTTACCCATGATGCAGTAGCAGCAAGCTATTGCCATCGTGTCATTTTTATTAAAGATGGCCAATTGTATAACGAAATTTATCGCGGGGAAAACCGCCAAACATTCTTTCAAAAGATCATTGATATGCTTGCATTATTAGGAGGGGATAGTCGTGACCTTTCCACAGTTCGTTTATAGAAATGTTATCCGGAACAAACGGATATATGCTGCGTATTTTTTGAGTAGTGCATTTTCGGTGATGATTTTCTTTGTTTATGCACTATTTATCTTTCACCCGGATATAAAAAAGGGTGTCACATCAAGCGTAGCCATTCAATTAATGACAGCTGCAGAAGTGATTATGTATGTATTTTCCTTCTTATTTGTATTGTATTCCGTTAGTACTTTTCTCAAATCACGGAAACGAGAATTTGGAAT contains:
- a CDS encoding ABC transporter ATP-binding protein; amino-acid sequence: MPILDVRHLEKIYEGKVAHKALDNINFSINKGEFVGIMGPSGSGKTTLLNLIATIDKPTSGEVLINGKNPHVLNRKDTALFRRHELGFVFQHFNLLDTLTVEENIVLPLTLDGVSVREMEKKLIEVTKKLGIDKILKKRTYEISGGQMQRTAIARSIIHKPSLILADEPTGNLDSKASKDVMETLTTINKEDGATALMVTHDAVAASYCHRVIFIKDGQLYNEIYRGENRQTFFQKIIDMLALLGGDSRDLSTVRL